A single Pseudodesulfovibrio aespoeensis Aspo-2 DNA region contains:
- a CDS encoding aspartate carbamoyltransferase catalytic subunit, translating to MKWLHKDLLDVSQLSRPEVMAIFETAGRFQELQERPVKKVPTLKGRSVILFFAEPSTRTKTSFDVAGKRLSADTFSLTKSSSSLIKGETLKDTALTLQAMAPDAIVMRHWCSGAARFLSRRVECSVINAGDGRHAHPTQALLDSFTLHQEWGEVAGKTILILGDIAHSRVARSNVLLLTMLGARVRLCAPRTLLPPAARSWPVTVYSDLNEAVRGVDAVMCLRLQLERQQDGLLPDLREYARTYGLGPRHVELARPEVKILHPGPINRGVEINSELADCADSLILDQVSSGVVVRMALLFLYMTRKGEM from the coding sequence ATGAAGTGGCTACACAAGGATCTGCTGGACGTGTCCCAGCTGTCGCGGCCCGAGGTCATGGCAATCTTCGAGACCGCAGGGCGGTTTCAGGAATTGCAGGAGCGGCCCGTCAAGAAGGTGCCCACCCTCAAGGGGCGTAGCGTGATCCTGTTCTTTGCCGAGCCGAGCACGCGCACCAAGACGAGTTTTGATGTGGCGGGCAAGCGGCTCTCGGCAGACACCTTCTCCCTGACCAAGAGCTCGTCCAGCCTGATCAAGGGCGAGACCCTCAAGGACACGGCCCTGACGCTCCAGGCCATGGCCCCGGACGCCATCGTCATGCGCCATTGGTGCAGCGGCGCGGCCAGGTTCCTGTCCCGGCGGGTGGAGTGTTCGGTCATCAACGCGGGCGACGGGCGGCACGCCCACCCCACCCAGGCGCTGCTCGACAGCTTCACCCTGCACCAGGAATGGGGCGAGGTGGCGGGCAAGACGATCCTCATCCTCGGCGACATCGCCCACAGCCGTGTGGCCCGGTCCAACGTCCTCCTGCTCACCATGCTGGGGGCCAGGGTGCGCCTGTGCGCCCCGCGCACCCTGCTGCCGCCGGCGGCCCGCTCCTGGCCGGTGACGGTGTATTCGGACCTGAACGAGGCGGTGCGCGGCGTGGACGCGGTCATGTGCCTGCGCCTGCAACTGGAGCGCCAGCAGGACGGCCTGCTGCCCGACCTGCGCGAGTACGCGCGCACCTACGGCCTTGGCCCGCGCCATGTGGAGCTGGCCCGGCCCGAGGTCAAGATATTGCACCCAGGCCCCATCAACCGGGGGGTAGAGATCAATTCCGAGCTGGCCGACTGCGCCGACTCCCTGATCCTCGATCAGGTCTCAAGCGGCGTGGTGGTGCGCATGGCCCTGCTCTTTCTCTACATGACCCGCAAGGGCGAAATGTAG
- a CDS encoding amidohydrolase family protein: MSELFRAAKAATMIPGAPVIDDAAIVVSQGIVIELGTYRHLAPTHCGPVTDLGDVTIAPGLVNAHSHLELAHLRGLCPQGRGFVAWVEDLLTRPIFDLDPALLDTALCELKRTGTVMVGDIATRFAKEMAGTLEASGLFFVVFAEAIGEAVPKKSFIPQAGYGRGILSVAGHSLYTTHRNVLCAAKAEAGTRNLPFSLHLAEHDDEAAIMAGEPSAFLDLLRNRGRLLDFTPPRKRPVQHAVDLGLLDATTLAVHCVKVTDQDIETVRGSGATVCLCPRSNHYIGGDRAPWEKWVASGAPVCLGTDSLASNHDLDLYAEAAYFAGGFEGDLSLTDLLAMITRTPARILGAADRLGTIEPGRAALFSTVPATIIDHFHQRRRHESI, translated from the coding sequence ATGTCTGAATTGTTTCGTGCGGCCAAGGCCGCGACCATGATCCCCGGCGCGCCTGTCATCGACGACGCGGCCATCGTCGTCAGCCAGGGGATTGTCATCGAGCTCGGCACCTACCGCCACCTTGCCCCGACCCACTGCGGACCTGTCACCGACCTGGGCGATGTCACCATCGCGCCAGGTCTGGTCAACGCCCATTCCCATCTCGAACTGGCCCACCTGCGCGGCCTCTGCCCCCAGGGCCGGGGATTCGTGGCCTGGGTCGAGGACCTGCTGACCCGGCCCATCTTCGACCTCGACCCCGCGCTGCTCGACACGGCCCTTTGCGAGCTGAAACGAACCGGGACCGTCATGGTCGGAGACATCGCCACCCGCTTTGCAAAGGAGATGGCCGGAACGCTCGAAGCTTCCGGCCTTTTTTTCGTGGTCTTTGCCGAGGCCATCGGCGAGGCGGTGCCCAAAAAGAGCTTCATCCCCCAGGCCGGGTACGGCCGAGGTATCCTGTCTGTCGCCGGGCACTCCCTCTACACCACCCATCGCAACGTGCTGTGCGCGGCCAAGGCCGAAGCCGGGACGCGCAACCTGCCCTTTTCGCTCCATCTGGCCGAGCACGACGACGAGGCCGCCATCATGGCCGGGGAGCCGAGCGCGTTCCTGGACCTGCTCCGCAACCGGGGCCGGTTGCTCGACTTCACCCCGCCCAGGAAACGCCCGGTGCAGCACGCCGTTGACCTCGGATTGCTCGACGCCACGACTCTGGCCGTGCACTGCGTCAAGGTCACGGACCAGGACATTGAAACCGTGCGCGGGTCCGGGGCCACGGTCTGTCTGTGCCCCCGCTCCAATCACTATATCGGCGGCGACCGCGCCCCGTGGGAGAAATGGGTCGCCTCGGGCGCGCCCGTGTGCCTGGGCACCGACTCCCTGGCCTCCAACCACGATCTCGACCTCTATGCCGAGGCCGCCTATTTCGCCGGGGGGTTCGAGGGCGATCTGTCCCTGACCGACCTCCTGGCCATGATCACCCGGACCCCGGCCCGCATCCTGGGCGCGGCTGATCGGCTGGGGACCATCGAGCCGGGCCGGGCAGCCTTGTTTTCCACTGTCCCTGCGACCATCATCGACCATTTTCACCAGCGCCGGAGGCATGAGAGTATATGA
- a CDS encoding heavy-metal-associated domain-containing protein produces MPVVKVKGMSCQHCAKSVTEVLEALGAKNVQVDLSSGNVTFEESAPIDTAEIKRAIGRIGFEVVGL; encoded by the coding sequence ATGCCTGTTGTCAAAGTAAAGGGAATGAGCTGCCAGCACTGCGCCAAATCCGTGACCGAGGTCCTGGAAGCCCTGGGCGCGAAAAACGTCCAGGTTGACCTGTCCTCAGGCAACGTGACCTTCGAGGAATCCGCCCCCATCGACACGGCGGAGATCAAGCGGGCCATCGGCCGGATCGGCTTCGAGGTGGTCGGTCTGTAA
- a CDS encoding response regulator, with protein sequence MELMIVDDHPLFREGLKTIVSRDEKYTVVCEAGNGADGIRLGKRHRPAIMLVDISMPGKNGIQMIRELKQTLPETRFIIISMHSEADYIVEAFRAGASGYMIKESAAGNLIRGLDAVARGELFLDDALSQEVVYKLMQAKDGQGSGRDPYTTLTAREQEVLRMLAEGMTAREVAAKLFISPKTVENHRTNLMKKLGLHSTVELIRYAARLGLIDLDTWAI encoded by the coding sequence ATGGAACTCATGATCGTCGACGACCATCCCCTGTTCAGGGAAGGGCTCAAGACCATCGTCAGCCGCGATGAGAAATACACCGTGGTCTGCGAGGCTGGCAACGGCGCGGACGGCATCCGCCTGGGCAAGCGGCACAGGCCCGCCATCATGCTGGTGGACATCTCCATGCCCGGCAAGAACGGCATCCAGATGATCCGCGAACTCAAGCAGACCCTGCCCGAGACCCGGTTCATCATCATCTCCATGCATTCCGAGGCCGACTACATTGTCGAGGCCTTCAGGGCCGGGGCCTCGGGCTACATGATCAAGGAGTCCGCCGCCGGGAACCTCATCCGGGGGCTCGACGCCGTGGCCCGGGGCGAGCTGTTCCTGGACGACGCCCTGTCCCAGGAGGTGGTCTACAAGCTGATGCAGGCCAAGGACGGCCAGGGGAGCGGCCGCGACCCCTACACCACCCTGACCGCGCGCGAGCAGGAGGTGCTGCGCATGCTGGCCGAGGGCATGACCGCCAGGGAGGTGGCCGCCAAGCTCTTCATCAGCCCCAAGACCGTGGAAAACCACCGCACCAACCTGATGAAGAAGCTCGGCCTGCACAGCACGGTGGAACTGATCCGTTACGCGGCCCGGCTCGGACTCATCGACCTTGACACCTGGGCCATATAG
- a CDS encoding PAS domain S-box protein, with product MNPHLFAQVLSASGVAMAIRDKNLRPIFANQAFTGFYGYSLAEIVGGRAEDILPGKTQSLLDQTVRPMVRAGQSWEGEYAIRTASGRLCPVWGRFDPVLDDAGRLTHVISIMRDASASLRLRNALTQSERHLHFLTENTRDCLFRLRVADRRFDYISPAVQSITGYSPQEFYEIPGLFDRLMPGEWAGVFDLWWREMLDGVCRDEYEFPLIHKDGSLRWINQRVTLDREADGTATALEGILSDITRRHEAQEMLAVAQKSLNFISSSTSDIFFRMAIPEGTYDYLSPSVEKFSGYPLAEYQAQPLFVRELIHPDWHDYFRKTWAELCRGVVRSEYVFQFIHKSGEVRWARQRVVMHKDTQGNPIAIEGMASDATEYMHTVEALRKSEARFRALFEDSPISLWEEDLTRLKAHFDTLKARGVTDFRAHFSAHPEDLARCAALVDVVAVNKATLQLLRAESRGDLLGNLDKVLTESSMNAFTEEMIVLASGGHEYCGEITHRTLDGQIIWVMVHFSVPPEHRQTLSRVIVSLLDVTPRKRAEQALMESEGRYRALVENAQEGVAVIQGQSILFINDAMTHVFGYARQELQALNPLQLIHPDDMPGIREQVAIHLGGRKAVAFAPFRVVTGDGGIKWVTLSIKPIMWNGQQAHLEILADVTGHKLLEEELRAAHAEVENRVRLRTAELSEANTRLMAEAEERRLAQERILSLTQQLIHAQENERQRIARDLHDKVAQDLSSIVLNMETLFDGCAWVDEVLRQRGEAVTEVVRGAIAAVREIAYGLRPPALDQLGLLLALENHCAETARRTGLEVRFQAVGMDDVPLSFDAEINLYRMVQEALNNTARHARASRVAVRMVKSHPELLVRIEDNGQGFDVDRRMAEALAENRMGLRSMEERARLVCGVMEIQSRVGTGTRIVFKIPLDTLKRSA from the coding sequence ATGAACCCGCACCTCTTCGCGCAGGTTCTCAGCGCGTCCGGTGTGGCCATGGCCATCCGCGACAAGAATCTGCGACCCATCTTCGCCAACCAGGCCTTCACGGGTTTCTACGGGTATTCCCTGGCCGAGATCGTCGGGGGCAGGGCCGAGGACATCCTGCCCGGCAAGACCCAGTCGCTGCTCGACCAGACCGTTCGCCCCATGGTCCGCGCGGGCCAAAGCTGGGAGGGGGAATACGCCATCCGCACGGCCAGTGGCCGGCTCTGCCCGGTCTGGGGCCGATTTGACCCGGTGCTGGACGACGCGGGCCGCCTGACCCACGTCATCTCCATCATGCGCGACGCCTCGGCCAGTCTGCGGCTGCGCAACGCCCTGACCCAGAGCGAGCGCCACCTCCACTTTCTGACCGAAAACACCCGCGACTGCCTCTTCCGGCTGCGCGTGGCAGACAGGCGGTTCGACTACATCAGTCCGGCGGTGCAGAGCATCACGGGCTATTCCCCGCAGGAATTCTACGAGATTCCGGGGCTTTTTGACCGGCTCATGCCGGGCGAATGGGCCGGGGTCTTCGACCTGTGGTGGCGCGAGATGCTCGACGGCGTGTGCCGCGACGAATACGAATTCCCCCTGATCCACAAGGACGGCTCCCTGCGCTGGATCAACCAGCGCGTGACCCTGGACAGGGAGGCCGACGGCACCGCCACGGCCCTGGAAGGCATCCTCTCGGACATCACCCGGCGGCACGAGGCCCAGGAGATGCTGGCCGTGGCCCAGAAGAGCCTCAACTTCATCTCCTCCTCCACCAGCGACATTTTCTTCCGCATGGCCATCCCGGAGGGCACCTACGACTACCTGAGCCCCTCGGTGGAGAAATTCTCGGGATACCCCCTGGCCGAGTACCAGGCGCAGCCGCTCTTTGTCCGCGAGCTCATCCACCCTGACTGGCATGACTATTTCCGGAAGACCTGGGCCGAGCTGTGCCGGGGCGTGGTCAGGTCCGAATACGTCTTTCAGTTCATCCACAAGTCGGGCGAGGTGCGCTGGGCGCGCCAGCGCGTGGTCATGCACAAGGACACGCAGGGCAACCCCATCGCCATCGAGGGCATGGCCAGCGACGCCACCGAATACATGCACACGGTGGAGGCCCTCAGGAAGAGCGAGGCCCGGTTCCGCGCCCTGTTCGAGGATTCGCCCATTTCGCTGTGGGAGGAGGACCTGACCCGGCTCAAGGCGCATTTCGACACCCTCAAGGCGCGCGGGGTGACGGATTTCCGCGCCCATTTCAGCGCCCACCCGGAAGATCTGGCCCGCTGCGCCGCCCTGGTGGACGTGGTCGCGGTCAACAAGGCCACCCTGCAACTGCTCAGGGCCGAAAGCCGGGGGGACCTGCTCGGCAACCTCGACAAGGTCCTGACCGAAAGCTCCATGAACGCCTTCACCGAGGAGATGATCGTGCTCGCCTCGGGCGGCCATGAATACTGCGGCGAGATCACCCACCGCACCCTGGACGGCCAGATCATCTGGGTCATGGTCCACTTTTCCGTGCCGCCCGAACACAGGCAGACCCTGTCGCGGGTCATTGTCTCCCTGCTCGACGTGACCCCCAGGAAGCGGGCCGAGCAGGCCCTGATGGAATCCGAGGGACGCTACCGCGCCCTGGTGGAAAACGCCCAGGAGGGCGTGGCCGTCATCCAGGGCCAGTCCATCCTGTTCATCAACGACGCCATGACCCACGTCTTCGGCTACGCCCGCCAGGAGTTGCAGGCCCTCAATCCGCTGCAACTGATCCATCCCGACGACATGCCCGGAATCCGCGAGCAGGTGGCCATCCACCTGGGGGGCCGCAAGGCCGTGGCCTTTGCCCCTTTCCGCGTGGTTACCGGCGACGGCGGGATCAAGTGGGTCACCCTGAGCATCAAGCCCATCATGTGGAACGGCCAGCAGGCCCACCTGGAGATCCTGGCCGACGTGACCGGCCACAAACTGCTCGAAGAGGAGCTGCGGGCCGCCCACGCCGAGGTGGAGAACCGGGTCAGGCTGCGCACCGCCGAACTCTCCGAGGCCAACACCCGGCTCATGGCCGAGGCCGAGGAGCGCAGGCTGGCCCAGGAGCGCATCCTCTCCCTGACCCAGCAGCTCATCCACGCCCAGGAGAACGAGCGTCAGCGCATCGCCCGCGACCTGCACGACAAGGTGGCCCAGGATCTTTCGTCCATTGTCCTGAACATGGAGACCCTGTTCGACGGCTGCGCCTGGGTGGACGAGGTGCTGCGCCAGCGCGGCGAGGCCGTGACCGAGGTGGTGCGCGGGGCCATCGCCGCCGTGCGCGAGATCGCCTATGGCCTGCGCCCGCCCGCGCTCGATCAGCTCGGCCTGCTCCTCGCCCTGGAGAACCACTGCGCCGAAACGGCCCGGCGCACCGGGCTGGAGGTCCGCTTCCAGGCCGTGGGCATGGACGACGTCCCCCTCAGCTTCGACGCCGAGATCAACCTCTACCGCATGGTGCAGGAAGCCCTGAACAACACGGCCCGGCACGCCCGGGCCAGCCGGGTGGCGGTGCGCATGGTCAAGAGCCATCCCGAGCTGCTCGTGCGCATCGAGGACAACGGCCAGGGGTTTGACGTGGACAGGCGCATGGCCGAGGCCCTGGCCGAGAACCGCATGGGGTTGCGCAGCATGGAAGAGCGCGCCCGGCTCGTCTGCGGCGTCATGGAAATCCAGTCCCGTGTTGGGACCGGCACCCGCATCGTCTTCAAAATCCCACTCGACACCCTCAAAAGGAGCGCCTAG
- a CDS encoding alpha/beta hydrolase family protein — translation MRAFSWLLSLLLHTALVVVLVQTMHLAQPDLRELMELDLTRIAQAEPEALFAPLPVPLPPPPVPEPDVVEPEVVEPEIPESEMTNAPLPPALPMDKTILLDDAPPPEPLAAPEPAAEVVPESGAVEISPVKEGPPLEESPREESLAKPADPAQVREDKAPPIEVSRHDIIAHRGHEARFGRSMMADHYSYEATEFSGQFRTRDDRVISIIDARDTKYGRFLIYDSKNKTLRRLKEFGKYVYTIGPSLDADEPVAGTVTFLAKDDRIERFILMTDDDRLAHFPVKVHVRESDVRFPVPGEEKGSREESTEERAGRTTLPPTGTGHPGVVLAYGGKCVDEGLIQGFTRSLSVSGLAVFSFVPSGCNDPEGLPVSQPVVQPLARQVAETVAAVNHFAGLDQIDRARVGIWGNGPGANAALRAALQAISRKKTEAGSDAVRPAYVVCLLDDTVGPDGLPGRQELAALDMPVLWLITGRSLGRWQSFVAMLEGLRDHGLHGTDRRAFTIVMAPLKASREVQAAQSELSGWVEQVTEEHARLGASWITGLPRQP, via the coding sequence ATGCGCGCGTTCAGCTGGCTCCTCTCCCTTCTCCTGCACACGGCCCTTGTCGTGGTGTTGGTCCAGACCATGCATCTGGCCCAGCCGGACCTGCGCGAGCTGATGGAGCTGGACCTGACCCGGATCGCGCAGGCCGAGCCCGAAGCACTCTTCGCGCCCCTTCCCGTGCCCCTGCCTCCGCCCCCTGTGCCCGAGCCTGACGTGGTCGAGCCTGAAGTGGTCGAGCCTGAAATTCCCGAGTCGGAAATGACAAACGCGCCGCTCCCCCCGGCCCTGCCCATGGACAAGACCATTCTGCTCGACGACGCGCCGCCGCCCGAGCCTCTGGCCGCGCCCGAACCAGCCGCCGAGGTGGTGCCGGAATCCGGGGCCGTCGAGATCAGCCCGGTCAAGGAAGGGCCGCCCCTCGAAGAGTCGCCCAGAGAGGAGTCGCTGGCCAAGCCCGCGGACCCGGCGCAAGTCCGGGAGGACAAGGCGCCGCCCATCGAGGTGAGCCGCCACGACATCATCGCCCACCGGGGCCACGAGGCCCGTTTTGGCCGATCCATGATGGCCGACCACTACTCCTACGAGGCCACGGAATTCTCCGGCCAGTTCAGGACGCGCGACGACCGGGTCATCTCCATCATCGACGCCCGCGACACCAAATACGGACGCTTCCTGATCTACGACTCCAAGAACAAGACCCTGCGCCGCCTCAAGGAATTCGGCAAATACGTCTACACCATCGGGCCGTCCCTGGACGCGGACGAGCCGGTGGCAGGCACCGTGACCTTCCTGGCCAAGGACGACCGCATCGAGCGGTTCATCCTGATGACCGACGACGACCGTCTGGCCCACTTTCCGGTCAAGGTCCATGTGCGCGAGAGCGACGTGCGCTTTCCTGTTCCGGGTGAAGAAAAGGGGAGCAGGGAGGAAAGCACGGAGGAGCGTGCCGGGCGCACCACCCTGCCGCCCACGGGCACGGGGCATCCCGGCGTGGTCCTGGCCTATGGCGGGAAATGCGTGGACGAGGGGTTGATCCAGGGCTTCACGCGCTCCCTGTCCGTTTCCGGGCTGGCGGTCTTCTCCTTTGTGCCGAGCGGCTGCAACGATCCGGAGGGGCTCCCGGTCTCCCAGCCCGTGGTCCAGCCTTTGGCCCGGCAGGTGGCGGAGACCGTGGCCGCTGTGAACCATTTCGCCGGGCTTGACCAGATCGACCGTGCGCGGGTGGGCATCTGGGGCAACGGCCCTGGTGCGAACGCCGCCCTCCGGGCCGCCCTTCAGGCCATCTCCCGGAAGAAGACCGAAGCCGGATCGGACGCGGTCAGGCCCGCCTATGTGGTCTGCCTGCTCGACGATACCGTGGGGCCGGACGGGCTGCCCGGACGCCAGGAACTGGCCGCTCTGGACATGCCCGTGCTGTGGCTGATCACGGGGCGCAGCCTGGGCCGCTGGCAATCCTTCGTAGCCATGCTCGAAGGGCTGCGCGATCATGGGCTGCACGGCACGGACAGGCGCGCCTTCACCATAGTCATGGCCCCGCTCAAGGCGAGCCGCGAGGTGCAGGCCGCCCAGAGCGAACTCTCCGGCTGGGTCGAGCAGGTGACCGAGGAACACGCCCGCCTGGGCGCATCGTGGATAACCGGCCTGCCCCGGCAGCCCTGA
- a CDS encoding CBS and ACT domain-containing protein, whose product MLVRDWMTVNVMTLGVNSSVMDAADILRQKDIRQFPVVDGQGVLVGIVSDRDIRDAMPSKFIPGDCTDGREGGLNTLTAGDIMTPGPLTVAPDTAINAVAEILVRHKIGGLPVVEGGKLVGIITQADVMRFLCAASGSLRSGTQLAFRLEARPGPLAALLTDMRELGLTFTSVFTANDIKQPGNRNAYIRVEGLGGRSVEQLVELFQKKYVVLFYVNEGVTVDVA is encoded by the coding sequence ATGCTGGTCAGAGATTGGATGACGGTCAACGTCATGACCCTTGGGGTCAATTCGTCGGTCATGGACGCGGCAGACATCCTGCGCCAGAAGGACATCCGCCAGTTCCCGGTCGTTGACGGCCAGGGCGTGCTGGTGGGCATCGTGTCCGACCGCGACATCCGGGACGCCATGCCGTCCAAGTTCATCCCCGGCGACTGTACCGATGGCCGCGAGGGCGGCCTGAACACCCTGACCGCAGGCGACATCATGACCCCCGGCCCGCTGACCGTGGCCCCGGACACGGCCATCAACGCCGTGGCCGAGATCCTGGTCAGGCACAAGATCGGCGGGCTGCCCGTGGTTGAAGGTGGGAAACTGGTGGGTATCATAACCCAGGCGGACGTGATGCGCTTTTTGTGCGCGGCCTCCGGGTCGCTGCGCTCCGGCACCCAGCTCGCCTTCCGGCTTGAGGCGCGCCCCGGCCCCCTGGCCGCGCTCCTGACCGACATGCGCGAGTTGGGGCTGACCTTCACCAGCGTGTTCACGGCCAACGACATCAAGCAGCCGGGCAACCGCAACGCCTACATCCGCGTGGAGGGGCTGGGCGGCAGGTCCGTGGAACAACTGGTGGAACTGTTCCAGAAGAAATACGTCGTGCTTTTCTACGTCAACGAGGGCGTCACCGTGGACGTGGCTTAG
- a CDS encoding response regulator, with product MKTILIVDDAPMIRELLKSVLEAEGFAVIEAGDGEEALRMFKDRTIDLSIIDIFLPKKGGLQVMGELIKSDSSHKFIAISGGEAFNPEAIVELAKVFDVVDTFTKPIDTRKLVDSVKKALAD from the coding sequence ATGAAGACCATACTGATAGTTGACGACGCCCCCATGATCCGGGAGCTGCTCAAATCTGTGCTGGAGGCCGAGGGGTTCGCGGTGATCGAGGCGGGGGACGGCGAAGAGGCGCTGCGCATGTTCAAGGACAGGACCATCGACCTGAGCATCATTGACATCTTCCTGCCCAAGAAGGGCGGCCTCCAGGTCATGGGCGAGCTGATCAAGTCCGACAGCTCGCACAAGTTCATCGCCATCTCCGGGGGCGAGGCCTTCAACCCCGAAGCCATTGTCGAGCTGGCCAAGGTCTTTGACGTGGTGGACACCTTTACCAAACCCATCGACACCCGCAAGCTGGTGGACTCGGTCAAGAAGGCCCTGGCCGACTGA
- a CDS encoding response regulator, protein MLKRLFRIAILITQRSYLVQPPFFFIGQFAVGDPAAIRSGRAGAEPAPPLSGLKVLLADDNALNRRLALDLLTEQGYTAVAVENGAQALEAVKRELFDLVLMDVQMPIMDGITATRAIRDPGSGALDPSVPIVALTAHALKGDRERFLAAGMNDYIPKPIKIDTFYSTVAEVVSRDRASHPAREDAPEGGIGNPGPAGADCVNREKGGNSCDAFDREGALDMLGGRADLLGRMDAIFVRDTPGELAELGQSIKAGDWENAMRLAHSIKGSARTVGVRRAGAQAEQVEFFCRQKDAASAAREYKTLESEAFSALEFLKQAAGRK, encoded by the coding sequence TTGCTCAAACGACTTTTTCGCATTGCCATACTGATAACCCAGAGGAGTTATCTGGTACAGCCCCCATTCTTTTTCATCGGCCAGTTCGCGGTGGGCGATCCGGCGGCCATCCGCAGCGGGCGGGCCGGGGCCGAGCCAGCCCCCCCCCTGTCTGGGCTCAAGGTGCTGCTGGCCGACGACAACGCCCTCAACCGCAGGCTGGCCCTGGACCTGCTGACCGAGCAAGGCTACACGGCTGTGGCTGTGGAAAACGGAGCCCAGGCCCTGGAGGCGGTCAAGCGCGAGTTGTTCGACCTGGTGCTCATGGACGTGCAGATGCCGATCATGGACGGCATCACGGCCACCAGGGCCATCCGCGATCCCGGCTCGGGCGCTCTTGATCCGTCGGTCCCCATCGTGGCCCTGACCGCCCACGCCCTCAAGGGCGACCGGGAGCGTTTCCTGGCGGCGGGGATGAACGATTACATACCCAAGCCCATCAAGATCGACACCTTTTATTCGACCGTGGCCGAGGTGGTCTCCCGCGACCGGGCAAGCCACCCAGCCAGGGAAGACGCTCCTGAGGGCGGCATCGGCAACCCCGGCCCGGCGGGCGCGGACTGCGTGAACAGGGAAAAGGGTGGCAACAGCTGCGACGCCTTTGACCGGGAAGGGGCTCTGGACATGCTCGGCGGCAGGGCCGACCTGCTCGGACGCATGGACGCGATCTTTGTGCGCGACACGCCCGGCGAGCTGGCCGAACTGGGGCAAAGCATCAAGGCAGGGGACTGGGAAAACGCCATGCGGCTGGCCCATTCCATCAAGGGGTCGGCGCGCACCGTGGGTGTGCGTCGGGCCGGGGCCCAGGCCGAGCAGGTGGAGTTCTTCTGTCGGCAAAAGGACGCCGCATCTGCCGCGCGAGAGTATAAGACACTTGAATCCGAGGCGTTTTCCGCGCTAGAGTTCCTGAAGCAGGCGGCAGGCCGAAAATGA
- a CDS encoding IS1595 family transposase, giving the protein MRKSRLSKDKQLRLIEHFVAGTTARCAADLVGVNVKTAAYYFHRLREIIAEEESCEGMDFGEFEVDESYFGGKRKGKRGRGAAGKVPVFGILKRGGKVYTQVIPDAKGKTLLPIIQERIQPDSVVYSDCWYGYNVLDVSAFKHFRINHSKLFADSHNHINGIENFWNQAKRHMRKFNGIPTKHFSLFLKECEWRFNNSNPRSQFKQLKQWVRRYMG; this is encoded by the coding sequence ATGCGAAAAAGTCGTTTGAGCAAGGACAAGCAGCTTCGTTTAATCGAACATTTTGTTGCCGGCACGACAGCTCGTTGTGCTGCTGATCTGGTTGGTGTGAACGTCAAAACAGCCGCCTATTACTTTCACCGGCTCCGGGAAATCATAGCGGAAGAAGAGTCCTGTGAAGGGATGGATTTTGGCGAATTTGAGGTCGATGAAAGCTACTTCGGTGGCAAGCGAAAGGGCAAAAGAGGACGTGGGGCGGCTGGTAAGGTTCCTGTTTTTGGAATCCTTAAAAGGGGTGGGAAGGTATATACACAGGTGATTCCTGATGCAAAAGGTAAAACCTTGCTTCCCATTATTCAGGAAAGAATCCAGCCAGACAGTGTGGTTTACTCGGACTGCTGGTATGGCTACAATGTCCTCGATGTGTCAGCATTCAAACACTTCCGAATCAACCACTCGAAGCTGTTTGCAGATAGCCACAACCACATCAATGGAATCGAGAATTTTTGGAACCAGGCCAAACGCCATATGAGGAAATTCAACGGCATTCCAACCAAGCATTTTTCTCTGTTTTTAAAGGAATGCGAGTGGCGTTTTAATAACAGCAATCCGCGAAGTCAGTTTAAACAGCTGAAACAGTGGGTTAGAAGGTATATGGGCTAG